The window CGTGGCCAAGCACATCGCCGGCATCTTCCTCAAGCTCGACCTGCCGCCGGCCGCCGACGGCCACCGGCGGGTGCTGGCCGTCCTCGCCTACCTCCGGGGCTGATCGGTAAAGTCTCGGCCATGAACGAGCGGTGGCGCGAGATCGGCGATCGGGTCTACGTACGGCGGCACAGGTCGTTCGACCTGAACGTCGGCCTGGTCGTGGGCGACGACCACTGCCTGGTGATCGACACCCGCATGTCCCACCGCGAGGCCGCCGACCTGATCGAGGCGATCCGCACGGTCACCTCCAGCCCGTGGACCGTCGTCAACAGCCACGCCCACTTCGACCACTGCTTCGGCAACGCGCTGTTCCGCCCGGCCGAGATCTGGGGCCACGTCCGGTGCGCCGAGGAGATCGAGGACTACGGCGAGCAGCAGCGGGCCGCCGTCATCGGCCGCCTCCCGGAGGCCCGGCGCAAGGAGGTCGAGGAGGTGTCGATCACGGCCCCCGACCAGACGTTCACCACGGCCGCCACGCTCGACGTCGGCGGCCGGACCGTGCACCTGCGCCACTTCGGCCTCGGCCACAGCAGCAACGACGTCGTCACCCACGTTCCCGACGCCGGTGTGGTCTTCGCCGGCGACCTGGTCGAGGAGGGGGCGCCGCCGGCGTTCAGCGACTCCTACCCGATCGACTGGCCCGTGACGACCGCGGCCATGCTGGCCGAGCTGACCGGTGACGTGATCGTGCCCGGCCACGGCAGGGTCGTGGACCGGGCGTTCGCCGAGGAGCAGCGGGCCGAGCTGGCCGAGGTGGCCGACCTGGCCCGGCGGGCGCACGTCGAGGGGCTGCGCGGCCTGGTCCACGCGTTCCCCTACCCCGAGGACGTCACCCATCAGGTGATCGAGCGCGCGTTCCTGCAGCTCGACGCCCAGCTCACCTGACCCCGCAGACGCGGGCGACCGGGAAGGTGGCGACGAAGCCGCCGTCCACCGCCGCCAGCGTGCCGCCGTGCAGCGTGGCGATGTCCCGCGCGATCGGCAGGCCGAGCCCCGCCCCGCCCGCGTCCCTGGCCCGCGCCTCGTCCAGCCGGGTGAACCGGTCGAACACCGCCTCCCGCTGCTCCGGCGGCACCCCCGGGCCGTCGTCGGACACCTCCAGCACCGCCCGCCCGTCCGCGTGCCGGACGCGGACCTCGACCCGGGCGGCCGCGTGCCGTACGGCGTTGTCCACCAGGTTGGTGACCAGGCGGGCCAGGTGGCCGCGAGAGCCCTGGACCACCACGTCCGGCTCGACGTCCAGCTCCAGCCGCACCTCGGGGCGGCGCCCGGCGCGCACCGCCTCCTCGGCGGCCACCTGCCCGAGGTCGAGGTCGTCGGCGCGCACCGGCTCGCCCGCGTCCAGCCTGGCCAGCAGGAGCAGGTCACCGGCCAGGGCCTGCAGGCGTTCGACGTCGGCCAGCGCCTCCCGGGTAAGCTCGCTCGGCCGGGCCAGCTCCAGCCGGGCCCGCAGGGTGGCGATCGGGCTGCGCAACTCGTGCGCGGCGTCGGCCACGAACCGCTTGTGCCGTTCCACGGCCGTCTCCAGCCGGTCGAGCGTGCCGTTCACGGTGGTGGCCAGCGCGGCGATCTCGTCGCCGGATTCGGGTACGGGCACCCGCTGGTGCAGGTCGCGGGCCGTGATGTCGGCGACCTTGGCCCGGATCGCGGCGACCGGCGCGAGCGCCCGGCCCACCGAGAACCACGTCATCCCGGCCACCACGAGCAGCAGCGCGGGCACGCCCGGAAGGAGCACGCCGTTCAGCGTCGCCAGCGCCTGCTCCACGTTCGCCAGCGACACCCTCGCCCACACCGTGGCCTGCCCCGTCTTCGTCGCGACGTCCAGGGTGGCCACGGCGTAGTCGCCGGACTCGGCCCAGCTCACCTTCATGGGGACCCCGGCGGTGGACAGCACGACGTCGGCAGCGGGGACGGCCTGCCCGCGCGGCACGTCGTCGCTCAGCAGGCCGACCGCGGCGGGCGGCGCCGCCGTGTCCTCGGGAGAGGGTGTGGCGGGCCGGGTACGGGTGATGATCGTGTCGCTCGGCAGGACCTCGGCCACCGTGCTGGACGGTTCGCTCGCCAGGACGGCCTCGCCACTCTCCGCGTACGGCACCGCCGCCACGGCCCGCCGGGCCGCCTCGGCGCCCGCGGCCGACTCCAGGCTGCCGCGCAACGCCATGACGAGCACCACCGCCGTCAGGCCCAGCGCGAGCGCCACCACGAGCGTCGCCGCCATGGTGGCGCGCAGCCGCACCGACGACAGCCCGCTCACGAGCACGGTGCGCATCCTCATCTCGCCTCCAGCCGGTAACCCGCCCCGCGTACCGTGACCAGCGTCGAACGGCCGAACGGCTGGTCGATCTTGCGGCGCAGGGCGCTGATGTAGACCTCGACGATGTTCGGGTCGCCGTCGTAGCTGAAGTCCCACGCCTGGGCCAGCAGCTCGCTCTTGGACACCACCTCCCCGGCCCGCCGCGCGAGCCCGTGGAGCACCGCGAACTCCTTCGGCGTCAGCGAGATGTCCACCTCGCCCCTGCGACAGCGCAGCCCGGCCGGGTCGAGCACCAGGTCGCCCACCGTGATGGACACCGGCCGCTCCCGCCCGCCCCGCCGGATGAGGGCGCGGAGCCTGGCCAGCAGCACCACGTACGAGAACGGCTTGGTCAGGTAGTCGTCGGCGCCGGTGTCGAGCGCCTCGGCCTCGTCGTGGATGCCGTCCTTGGCGGTGAGCATCATGATCGGCGTCCAGTTGCCGGACTCGCGCAGCCGCGCGCACACCGTGTAGCCGTTCATCCGGGGCAGCATCACGTCGAGGACGATCACGTCGTAGGGGTTCTCCGTGGCCATCCACAGACCGTCGCGCCCGTCGTGGGCCACGTCCACCGCGAATCCCTCGCCCGCGAGGCCGCCCTTGACCAGCTCGGCCAGCCGTCGTTCGTCCTCCACCAGTAGCACGCGCACGCTGACAAGGGTGTCTCATCCCACCTAAAGCCAACCTGAAGATCATTTCGGCTGTCTTCAGGATCGCTTCAGGTGCGGCACGCCAGCCTCAGGGCGTCAGATCGTTTTCCGGACGAAGGAGACACGCATGTTCAAGCGGCGTATGGCGATCCTGGGCGCGGTGGGCGCCCTCGTGCTGACGGGCCTGGGCGGGTCGGCGCTGGCCGACGACGCCCCGGGGGCGCGGCCGGCGGCCAAGGTGGTCTGCAAGACGAGCGACGGCCAGGTCATCGAGTTCGCCCAGCGGGTCGGGGCCATCAAGGCGGAGAAGGGTCCCGACGGCGAGATCGTCGTGGCGGCGACCGAGGCGGTCGTGGGCGCCGACGTGGTCCGCACCGTCGAGGCCGACGCCGAGGCGGGCTCCGCGCACCGCGTCGAGATTCCGGACGGGAAGGCGCCGGAGAAGGGCGAGGTCGTCCGGGCGGTGCCGGCCGAGCCCGCCACCGGGCCCGACGGCAAGCCGCTCGTCGCGGGCAAGGCCGACGGCAAGGCCCTCCCCGTTCCCGCGGACGCCGAGACCGTCACCTGCTCGACCGAGTAGCGAGCACGCCTGACGGGTGACGGGGGCATCCGGCAGGCGCACCCCCGGCGCCGCCGGCCGCGCGGCAGCGGCCGCGAAGGCATGGGCCCGCGGCAGCGGCCGCGAAGCACGGGCCCGGCACCTCTCGGCCATCCCGTACGCCTTCCGGCAACCCCGGCCGATCGGCCGGGAGGCGTACGGCGGGGTGCCGGGCTCTGCGCCCGGCTCCGCTTCGGCGGCACCACCCGTCACGACGAGGACGACGAAACCGGTGTGGCGGAGGCGCGGGCGGTGGTCAACCGGGCTCCCCGAGCAGGGTGTCGATGACCTTGAGCAGCTCGGCCGTCCCGGTCAGGCCGCCCACGACGATGATCTTCAGGCTGGCCCGTTCCTCGTCGTAGACCGTCTCGACGCGCAGCCGCCCGCCGTCTCGCGGCCGTCCCACGGTGGCGGCGATGACCGTGTTGGTCAGGCGCATGGTCGCCTCGGGGTCGATCGCGTCGACCTGCACGATGGCCGAGACCTCGGCGTGGCTGCCGGCCGGGGCGGGCGGCGACACCGGGCGGCCGAGGAAGGCCTCGAGGTCCTCGCGGGTGACCCGATACTGCTTGCCGATCCGGGTCGCCCTCAGCTTGCCGTCCCGCACGTACGAGCGCACGGTCCGCACGTGCAGGTCGAGGAGCTCCGCGACCTGGTCGACTGAGTAGTACCGCTGTGACACACAGGGAGACTACCGAGACTCGACGCGAAAGTGCGCCCCCGTTCCCAGGGGGCGCACTCCGCTCCGGATCACTGCATCTTCCGGGACGCCTCATCCGCCTTCTCGGACACCGTGGAGGTCGTCTGGTCGGTGGACTCGGCGGTGCGGTCCGACGTCTCGCTGATCCAGCGGGACGCGTCGGAGGCGGAGTCCTTCATCTGCTCGGTCCACTGCTGGGCGTTACGGCGATAAGCCATGTAGCCCATTGCGCCCACAGCGATCCCGGTGATCAGGACCATGATCGGCCAGCGCCGCGACTTGGCGGGCGTCGGGTCGATCCGGTCGGCTGCCGCCGTCAGCATCGAGCTGACCTTGGGGGCGAGCTGGTCCTCCACCCGATGGGCGGCCTCCTCCAGCATCGGGGCGGCCCAGTAGCGGGCATCCTCGATGCGGTGGTGGGCGGCCAAGCGCGCCTGGTCGGCGGCGATCCGCGCCTGCTCGGCGGCGATCCGGGCCTGACCCGCGGCCAACCTGGCCTGGGCTCTGGCCTGACCGGCCATCGGGGTCATGCGCTGGCCGGTCTTAACGGCCTGGACCTTCATCCGGTCCATCCACGTGGCGGGAACCTGAATGGCCACGCGGCGTTTTCTCAGTGTCAGGGACACGTCAACCTCCCCTGTTGTTGGGGCCCCGAGCCTGACCTTCCCGGTACAAGGCGGCTCAATCACGGCCGCCGTGGGAGGATGAGGGGCGGCGGCCGAACGGCCATTCGCATCGAAAGAGCACAAACAACCCTGTACATAGAGGGGGGCAGCTGTCTCGTGGCTGAGAAGCTGATCGCAAACCTGCAGACCAATCACGGCAATATCAAGGTCGAACTCTTCCCCAACCAGGCTCCCAAGACGGTGCGCAACTTCGTGGAGCTCGCCGAGGGCGCCCGCGAGTGGACCCACCCGGGCACCGGCGAGAAGAGCACCAACCGCTACTACGACGGCACCATCTTCCACCGGGTGATCTCCGGCTTCATGATCCAGGGCGGTGACCCGCTCGGCCAGGGCGTCGGCGGCCCCGGCTACGAGTTCGACGACGAGATCCACCCCGACCTCTACTTCAACCGTCCCTACCTGCTCGCCATGGCCAACGCCGGCATCCGCTTCGGCAAGGGCACCAACGGCTCGCAGTTCTTCATCACGGTCGTCCCGACGCCGCACCTCAACGGGCGTCACACGATCTTCGGCGAGGTCGTCGAGGGGCAGGACGTCGTCGACTCCATCGCCAAGACGCCGACCGCGCGGGGCGACCGGCCGGTCGAGGACGTGGTGATCCAGTCGGTCACCATCGACCGCGTCCAGGGCTGACCTCGACCGCGGCGGGGGCGGGCCGTGGCGTCCGCCCGCCACCCGCACCCTCCCTGCCGCGTCGGCCCGCCACCCGCGGCGTCGGCCCGCCACCCGCGGCGTCGGCCCGCCACCCGCGGCGGCCCGCCCGCCTCGCGCTGATCGGGCGTGGGGCGACTCAGGGGCGTGAACGCGTGCGTCGGGCCGTGGAACGGGCGGACGCGGCAGGGGGTGCGAGGAATT is drawn from Nonomuraea muscovyensis and contains these coding sequences:
- a CDS encoding MBL fold metallo-hydrolase, producing the protein MNERWREIGDRVYVRRHRSFDLNVGLVVGDDHCLVIDTRMSHREAADLIEAIRTVTSSPWTVVNSHAHFDHCFGNALFRPAEIWGHVRCAEEIEDYGEQQRAAVIGRLPEARRKEVEEVSITAPDQTFTTAATLDVGGRTVHLRHFGLGHSSNDVVTHVPDAGVVFAGDLVEEGAPPAFSDSYPIDWPVTTAAMLAELTGDVIVPGHGRVVDRAFAEEQRAELAEVADLARRAHVEGLRGLVHAFPYPEDVTHQVIERAFLQLDAQLT
- a CDS encoding sensor histidine kinase, with protein sequence MRMRTVLVSGLSSVRLRATMAATLVVALALGLTAVVLVMALRGSLESAAGAEAARRAVAAVPYAESGEAVLASEPSSTVAEVLPSDTIITRTRPATPSPEDTAAPPAAVGLLSDDVPRGQAVPAADVVLSTAGVPMKVSWAESGDYAVATLDVATKTGQATVWARVSLANVEQALATLNGVLLPGVPALLLVVAGMTWFSVGRALAPVAAIRAKVADITARDLHQRVPVPESGDEIAALATTVNGTLDRLETAVERHKRFVADAAHELRSPIATLRARLELARPSELTREALADVERLQALAGDLLLLARLDAGEPVRADDLDLGQVAAEEAVRAGRRPEVRLELDVEPDVVVQGSRGHLARLVTNLVDNAVRHAAARVEVRVRHADGRAVLEVSDDGPGVPPEQREAVFDRFTRLDEARARDAGGAGLGLPIARDIATLHGGTLAAVDGGFVATFPVARVCGVR
- a CDS encoding response regulator transcription factor: MRVLLVEDERRLAELVKGGLAGEGFAVDVAHDGRDGLWMATENPYDVIVLDVMLPRMNGYTVCARLRESGNWTPIMMLTAKDGIHDEAEALDTGADDYLTKPFSYVVLLARLRALIRRGGRERPVSITVGDLVLDPAGLRCRRGEVDISLTPKEFAVLHGLARRAGEVVSKSELLAQAWDFSYDGDPNIVEVYISALRRKIDQPFGRSTLVTVRGAGYRLEAR
- a CDS encoding helix-turn-helix domain-containing protein, encoding MSQRYYSVDQVAELLDLHVRTVRSYVRDGKLRATRIGKQYRVTREDLEAFLGRPVSPPAPAGSHAEVSAIVQVDAIDPEATMRLTNTVIAATVGRPRDGGRLRVETVYDEERASLKIIVVGGLTGTAELLKVIDTLLGEPG
- a CDS encoding peptidylprolyl isomerase → MAEKLIANLQTNHGNIKVELFPNQAPKTVRNFVELAEGAREWTHPGTGEKSTNRYYDGTIFHRVISGFMIQGGDPLGQGVGGPGYEFDDEIHPDLYFNRPYLLAMANAGIRFGKGTNGSQFFITVVPTPHLNGRHTIFGEVVEGQDVVDSIAKTPTARGDRPVEDVVIQSVTIDRVQG